The following are encoded in a window of Elusimicrobia bacterium HGW-Elusimicrobia-1 genomic DNA:
- a CDS encoding 30S ribosomal protein S10 produces MADKSSTLVQNPTKIRIKLKSFEQKLLDDSLARIKKTAENTGAKIVGPILLPTRIKKFTVQRSVHADKKAREQFEERIHMRLMDIIEPSAKTIDELMKLDLPAGVDIEIKY; encoded by the coding sequence ATGGCAGATAAATCCTCGACACTAGTACAGAATCCGACAAAGATAAGGATAAAGCTGAAGTCGTTCGAGCAGAAATTGCTCGACGATTCATTGGCGCGCATCAAGAAAACTGCCGAAAATACCGGCGCCAAAATCGTGGGCCCCATACTTCTGCCGACGAGGATCAAAAAGTTCACGGTTCAGCGCTCCGTGCACGCCGATAAAAAAGCCAGAGAGCAGTTTGAAGAAAGAATCCACATGCGCCTTATGGACATCATAGAGCCGTCGGCCAAAACCATCGACGAGCTCATGAAACTGGACCTGCCGGCGGGCGTGGATATCGAAATTAAATACTAA